From Streptomyces sp. CMB-StM0423, a single genomic window includes:
- a CDS encoding TetR family transcriptional regulator, translated as MTGTEFVRARSPEAKRAREDAILAAAARLATAHGVREVTVTAIAEAVGMHKSAMLRYFETREQIFLRLAADAWHAWSQDVRAGLADVPAAAADDPEWDEKARTIADLMARSLVDRPLFCDLLAHTALNLERNVSHDSVRSFKRRAIAEVDSIGTALSAVTPLDADQARSVVTTATSMAGALWQMAAPGTQLRVFYQTDPELSHSVVEVQPRLTDILSALLAGYADRGGR; from the coding sequence GTGACCGGAACCGAGTTCGTACGCGCCCGCAGCCCCGAGGCCAAGCGCGCCCGCGAGGACGCGATCCTCGCCGCGGCCGCCCGGCTGGCCACCGCGCACGGGGTCCGGGAGGTGACCGTCACCGCGATCGCGGAAGCCGTCGGCATGCACAAGTCGGCGATGCTGCGCTACTTCGAGACGCGCGAGCAGATCTTCCTGCGGCTGGCCGCCGACGCCTGGCACGCCTGGTCGCAGGACGTCCGCGCCGGCCTCGCGGACGTCCCGGCCGCCGCCGCGGACGATCCGGAGTGGGACGAGAAGGCCCGTACGATCGCCGACTTGATGGCCCGCTCCCTGGTCGACCGCCCGCTCTTCTGCGATTTGCTCGCGCACACCGCGCTGAACCTGGAGCGCAACGTCTCGCACGACTCCGTACGGTCCTTCAAGCGGCGGGCCATCGCCGAGGTCGACTCCATAGGCACCGCACTCAGCGCCGTCACCCCGCTCGACGCCGACCAGGCGCGCAGCGTCGTGACCACGGCCACCTCCATGGCGGGAGCCCTCTGGCAGATGGCCGCCCCGGGCACGCAACTGCGCGTCTTCTACCAGACCGACCCCGAGCTGTCGCACTCCGTCGTGGAGGTGCAGCCGCGGCTGACCGACATCCTCTCCGCGCTGCTCGCCGGCTACGCGGACCGCGGCGGCCGCTGA